Below is a window of Chitinivibrionia bacterium DNA.
AAACCTCTGCCGCCTATACGTGCGCGCGTATCCAAAATGGTGTTGCGCATATCGGTATATTCGAGGTCTTCAAAAGCCGCTTTAATGTCTTTTTCTTGCTCGGGATATTTTTCCGCAAGAGCCGCAACCGTTTCTTTTTTGAGTTCGCCGACTTTTCCGTAGCGCTCTTCTTTTATTCCCAAGAACGAATATTCGTGCAAACGTGCGCCTACATATTCCGCAACGTCTGCGTCGATTTGCTTGTCTCTGCCTTCGGGCGCGGTGTATTCGGTCGGTTTTACTCCCATTTCGGCGAGCAATTCTTTTTGCATATTAACGAGAGTTTTGATGTGCGAATGCGCAAACATAATCGCCTCAATCAAATCTTCTTCGGGGAGCTCGTAAGCGCCGCCCTCGACCATCATAATTGAGTCGGCAGTACCTGCAACAATGAGTTCCAAGTCGCTTTTTGCCATTTGCTCAAGAGTTGGGAAAGCAATAAGTTGTCCGTCAACTTTTCCGACGTTTATACCCGCCAAAGGCTCGTTAAACGGCAATTCTTTCGACATGCAAAGCGCGAATGACGACGAAATAACGCCGCAAGCGTCGGGTTTATATTTGTCGTCAACCGAGATAACCGTGTTTACCAATTGCACTTCTCTTACATAACCCGCAGGGAAAAGCGGGCGAATTGGACGGTCGATAATTCTTGCGGTCAAAACCTCGTCGTCGGACGGCTTGCCTTCTCTTTTGAGGAAGCCACCGGGGATTTTACCTGCCGCGTATGCTTTTTCTATGTATTCCACCGTTAAAGGGAAAAAATCCTGCCCCGTAGCCTCGGGTCCCGCGCAAGCCGTTGTTAAAATCATACTGTCGCCTATGCGTACAGTTGCCGAGCCGCCTGCTTGTTTTGCAATTCTGCCCGTTTCTAAGGTGATTTCCGCATCACCGATTTTTACTGTCTTTGTGTGAATAGCCATTCACATCTCCTTAATTAAATATATAAACTGCTGTTTTCGGGGGTAAAAATAATATTTGCCAAAGGGAAATGCGTTGTTGTGATGTAAATAATGCTATTTCAAAACATTAAAGCCTAAGATTTCCAACTCGTTCCTCAATTTTTCGGGAGCATTTTTTATTGAGTAATGCTTAAATTCAAGGCGTTTTTGATAGTTCTGCCGCAATTTTTTAAACATTTTCTTGCGATTTTCGACATCTTTTTCACTCAAAATGCACTCAAAACTTCGCGTATCACAGTCCAATGGGCAACATTTCAGCAAAATTTCGCTTATCGAATTACCGAATTCTATGGTTCGCGTTTCAATTTTTGCAAAAACCTTGCTTTCAAAATCGAAAATCGGCATTTTTGAAAAATGTGCGCAACACGCGTCGTAAATCATTTTTGTTCCGTTGATTTTTCCGTCGAACGAATGTCCTGCGATATGCGGGGTGTGAAACATACAATTTTTTGCCAAATCTATATTTATGTCGGGTTCATTTGCCCAAACGTCGATTACGGGCGCTTCCATTTTGGGGCTCGCTTTAAGAAGGGCTTCTTCGTCGCAAACCGTGCCTCTGCTTGCCTGAATTAAGAGCGCGCCGTCTTTGATTTTCGCGAAAAATTTGCCGTCGAGCAGATTTTGTGTTTTGTATTCGCCCGATTTTGTCAGCGGGACGTGAACGGTTATAATGTCGCTGTTTTGAGCAAGGAAATCTAATGATGAAAATCCTTTTTCGCCTGTCTTTTCGCGAATAGGGTCGTTGAGAATGGTTTTTATTCCGAGATTTTTCAGGATTTCGGCAAGCATTCCGCCGATATTTCCGACGCCGATAATTCCGACTGTTTGGTTTTGAGGCAGTAGTCCTTTTTTTTCGCAAAACGCGTAAATTGCCGTTAATGCGTATTCGGCGACGCTTCTTGAATTACAGCCTGTCGCCGCCGAAAATGCTATGTCCGCTTTTTGCAGATATTCGGTGTCGATGTGGTCGGTTCCGCCTACCGCGCTTCCTACGAATTTTATATTTGTGCCCGAAAGCAGATTTTCGTCGATTTTTGTTGTGGAGCGGACAATTAACGCGTCGAAATCGCGAATGTTTTCGCAAGTTAAGTCCTTTTGCTCGAATAATTGCGCTTCTCCAAGCGTTTCAAACGCCTCTTTTGCGAATAAAATATTTTTGTCAATTGCGATTTGCATGAGTTCCTCCGAGGCAAAAATAATTTATGTGCAGTATCTATTGCGCCGAGAGAGGGAAATATTGTATTTTAAAGCGAACTTTTATGAAAGGAAACACAAATGAACCTTGACTCGGTTATAAGAAAAGTGCCGGATTTCCCAAAGCAGGGAATTTTGTTTTACGATATAACATCGGTTTTTATGAACCCGCAGGCGTTGGATTTTACAACAAAAAGAATGCTTGAAGAATTTGAAAACGACAAGATTGACGCGGTGATTGCCGTGGAAAGCCGCGGCTTTGTTATGGGCTCAATTTTCGCCAAAGAAAAGAAAGTTCCGATGATACTTGCCCGTAAAAAAGGCAAACTTCCGTGCGAAACCATAGAAGAAAGTTATGAACTCGAATACGGCTCGGCGACTTTGGAAATTCATAAGGCAGATATTGAAGCAGGCAAAAATTACCTTATTATAGATGACTTGATTGCGACGGGCGGCACATTGGAGGCGGTTGCCAAAATGGTGGAAAAAAGCGGGTCGAATGTTGCAGGCAT
It encodes the following:
- a CDS encoding 4-phosphoerythronate dehydrogenase, which translates into the protein MQIAIDKNILFAKEAFETLGEAQLFEQKDLTCENIRDFDALIVRSTTKIDENLLSGTNIKFVGSAVGGTDHIDTEYLQKADIAFSAATGCNSRSVAEYALTAIYAFCEKKGLLPQNQTVGIIGVGNIGGMLAEILKNLGIKTILNDPIREKTGEKGFSSLDFLAQNSDIITVHVPLTKSGEYKTQNLLDGKFFAKIKDGALLIQASRGTVCDEEALLKASPKMEAPVIDVWANEPDINIDLAKNCMFHTPHIAGHSFDGKINGTKMIYDACCAHFSKMPIFDFESKVFAKIETRTIEFGNSISEILLKCCPLDCDTRSFECILSEKDVENRKKMFKKLRQNYQKRLEFKHYSIKNAPEKLRNELEILGFNVLK
- a CDS encoding adenine phosphoribosyltransferase, encoding MNLDSVIRKVPDFPKQGILFYDITSVFMNPQALDFTTKRMLEEFENDKIDAVIAVESRGFVMGSIFAKEKKVPMILARKKGKLPCETIEESYELEYGSATLEIHKADIEAGKNYLIIDDLIATGGTLEAVAKMVEKSGSNVAGIFSIIALPFLGFDKKIGKYKTVVLQEYHGE